Part of the Cytophagales bacterium genome is shown below.
ATCCCAAAAATTGGGATACAGACGATAAAAACCCGAAGACATAAAACCATGAAACCATGAAATAAAATTCGTATCATTCGTATCCCGAGTAGAGACGCCCAAATTGGGCGTCTCTACATGCCAAATTGGGCGTCTCTACTTCGGGATTATTCGTTGATTTAATGACCAATGACCAATTTCAAAGCCTCATAATTCGCCTCCAGAATTTTCTCCACATGCTCATCTTCAATGGCGGCAGATACAAACAAACTTTCAAATTGCGAAGGCGCTAAATAGACGCCTCTTTTTAACATTTCGTGAAAATACCTGCCAAATAATTCCAGGTCTGATGTTTTTGCTGACTGGAAGTCTGTAACTTCTTTGTTTGTGAAGAATAAACTGAACATGGAGCCGATATGATTGATTTGGAAATTGGCATCGGGTAGCAGTTTTTGCAAATTTTCTTTAATACCATTGACTAACTTGTCTGTTGTAGCCTGCAGCTTTGTATAAATATCAGGATTTGAATTCAGGGTATTCAGCATAGTTAGTCCGGCAGCCATTGCTACGGGATTTCCTGACAAAGTACCTGCCTGGTAAACCGGGCCTTCAGGTGCAATGTGATCCATGATCTCTTTTTTTCCACCAAAAGCGCCAACAGGCATGCCGCCACCAATGATCTTGCCCAGGGTAGTAAGATCCGGTTTTATACCAAACAATTCCTGTGCACCACCTTTTGACAATCTGAAACCTGTCATCACCTCATCAAATATTAACAAAATACTGTTTTTATTACAAATGGCACGCAAACCCTGTAAAAAGCCAGACTTATCATAGTCATTGTCAGTAGGCGGGAGGGTTGGCAAAACGCACCCCATATTACCGGCAACAGGCTCAACAATAATTGCAGCAACTTTGTCCTGGTTGGCTGAAATAAGTTCTTCCACTGCTTTAAGGTCGTTGTAAGGAGCTATGAGTGTATCATTGGCTGTTCCCCGGGTTATACCAGCACTATCAGGAATACTTTTACTGCTGCTACTACTAATCGCCCCACTACCTGCCGCAATTAAAAAAGAGTCTCCATGGCCGTGATAGCAACCCTCAAATTTTATGATCTTTTCTTTTCCGGAAAAACCCCTTGCCAAACGTATTGCTGACATCGTGGCTTCTGTTCCCGAATTAACCATCCGCAATTTTTCAATGGAGGGAACCATGGAACAAATGAGCTCTGCAATTTCTGATTCTTTTTTTGTAGGTGTGCCAAAGGATAATGATCCTGAAACTGCTTTGTTCACAGCTTCTTCAATCAATTCGTGAGCATGGCCAAGTATCATCGGCCCCCAGGAGTTGATAAGGTCAATGTAGCGGTTATTATCCTCATCAATAAGGTATGCTCCTTTTGCTGATTTGATAAAAACAGGAATACCTCCTACAGCTTTGAATGCCCTGACCGGAGAATTTACTCCGCCAGGAATAGTTTTTTTTGCTTTATCAAATAGCGATTTACTGGTATTCGAGTTCAAGTTTTCAAGTGTTTAAGTTTTCAAGTGTTCATGTGTTAACTGAATTCTCCTGAACATACGAACACATGAACACTTGAGCACAATTATAATTCACCCTCTCCCCGATTCACCCATATTAGTGAAATTCTTAATTAGTGTAATTCGTGTAATTAGTGGTTTCAAATCATTCTTCAGAGGCTGGATTGAGAAGCTCCAACCGAAATTCATCATCAAACTTTAATATGGGTACGTATTGGTTATCATTTACCCATGAATAATCAAAACCCGGTAACAGAGCGCCTTTTGTATAGCCGGCAGTGTATAAAGAATCCTGGAAGTAATTGCCGTAATCGTACAAAAGTTTGCCAAAGTTTAACATCAGCTCATAGCCCTTAAAGGCATATTTTGAGGGGTATCTATTGTTCTTGTTCAAATATTTATAGGTAAAAGTCTTTGTTTTATCATCATGAAGTCCCACATAATCAGGATAAATGAAATGGGTATTTCTGAGCTTTAGCTGGTCGTAGGATATTACTTCATGATCAAGCCAGTCTGACAGGGTGAATAAGGTAATTTGCGTATTACTTATTTCAAGAGCGCTCATGACAGATGCAGCAATTATCTGGTCTGCAGATGCTACAAAAATGTGTCCTCCATTGTTGTGGTTAATGTTTCCGATTATTTCTCTGATCTTCATTGCACTTTTGTTATTTACTTTTTCGAAGACGTTAATTACTACAGAGTCTTGTTCTAATAGTTCTTTATAAGTGTATGCCATAATGGAATCATTATTTGTGCTTCCATATATGATCACTGCAGTATCAGACATAAAATTATCAGAAGCATAATCTGCAGCAACCCTCGCTTGAGTTTCCGATGATGGTTCAAATAGAAAAGCATAAGGATTATTTTCTATAAGTATTGGATTATTTGACAAGGGATTAATAATGTTTATCTGGTATTGTTGCGCAAAATTCATAGCAGCCTGGCTTGTTGATCTATACAGCGGGCCAATGATCAAATCCATCACTTTTATTTCATCCAGATTTAAAATTTCCACTAATTTATTTATGTCCTTCTCTGTATCATAAGCAAAAACATTAATATTTATCCCACTTTTGGCTAATGTATTAACAGCAAACAAGACGCCATCAAACAGGTCATATACGAATTGATTATTCGGATGCGGGTTATCATGATCAAGATTCGATAACTTAAAAGGGAACATCACAGCCACATTGTAGGATTCTTTATGAGCGCCTTTGCCAGATTCCCATAAATTAAAGTCTTGCCTGTCGAAATCATATTCCTGGATGAGGTACTCTAATAATATTTTATCCTCTCTATGTACAATAGACCAGGATAATTTATTGGCAAGAACACGTGCGAGTATCCGGTCGTCCATGTATTTTGCCTGTAGGGATTTAAGAAAGTAGAGACGCCCAAATTGGGCGTCTCTACTTTCAACCTGATCCAAATAAAACCATTTCATTGAATTGATATCTTCAAGCAAATCTGATTTAAAATCACATTTATTAATAAATCTAATTGCTTTTTCGTATTGTTTCGTCTCTAAAAATACATTTGCTAAAAGATAATGTACTTCCCCGATCTTATTCCAGCGAGGATATTTTTTTATTAACATTGTAAGCTTTTGACTGGCCGTATCATATTTTTCTAATTTAAATGCAGAAAGCGCATAAAAATAATGAGCGTACGGAACAAAAGGATTATCCTTAACATCCCTTGTCAGGAAATCAAATACTGCCATTGCAGGTTTATACTTCTCTGTTTTTAGCAACTGCTTACCGATGAGGTATTCATCCTGTAATTCTCTGAGACTTTGAGAGAAACAGTTGACAGTAGGCAGTTGACAGTAGGCAATGAAGAAAAAAAATGCAATCCCGACTTGTAGAGACGTTGCATGCAACGTCTCTACAAGTCGGGATCTCCGTTGCACTCCGCCAGGCAGTTTGCAGTGAGCAATATGATAAATAATCTTTTTCATAATTGATAGAACCGGCAAAAGTACAAGAAGACTTTGAAAAATATGAAATTTATACCACAAAATCTCTAAAACCCACTAAAGAAATTGGCAGTAGGCAG
Proteins encoded:
- the hemL gene encoding glutamate-1-semialdehyde-2,1-aminomutase, translating into MNSNTSKSLFDKAKKTIPGGVNSPVRAFKAVGGIPVFIKSAKGAYLIDEDNNRYIDLINSWGPMILGHAHELIEEAVNKAVSGSLSFGTPTKKESEIAELICSMVPSIEKLRMVNSGTEATMSAIRLARGFSGKEKIIKFEGCYHGHGDSFLIAAGSGAISSSSSKSIPDSAGITRGTANDTLIAPYNDLKAVEELISANQDKVAAIIVEPVAGNMGCVLPTLPPTDNDYDKSGFLQGLRAICNKNSILLIFDEVMTGFRLSKGGAQELFGIKPDLTTLGKIIGGGMPVGAFGGKKEIMDHIAPEGPVYQAGTLSGNPVAMAAGLTMLNTLNSNPDIYTKLQATTDKLVNGIKENLQKLLPDANFQINHIGSMFSLFFTNKEVTDFQSAKTSDLELFGRYFHEMLKRGVYLAPSQFESLFVSAAIEDEHVEKILEANYEALKLVIGH